DNA from Streptomyces luteogriseus:
AGGTCTCGCAGAAGTGGCGGCGCGCTCCGTCCTCCACGGAGTAGGTCCAGGTGAGTGGTGGAGCGTCGGTCAGGACCTCGGCCGATGTGCCGCAGCGGGCACAGACAAAGCGCCGCGGCTGGGCGGCGGAGCCGTCGGCACTGCCTCCTGAAGGACTCGTCACCCGGCGACGATAACTCCGCACCCGGCGACACGGTGGGCACAACGCCCCCGGGTTCGGTGGCGCAACACCCGGAGCGTGCAGGGCGCAACGCCCTCGGCCGGTGAGCACCGGGCCCCGGCACGGTGGGCCTCGCGCACCCTCCAGTCGGTTCGTCCGTACAACGCACCGCGGAGGCCGGTCCGTTCGGTACGGACCGGCCCCCGCGGTGACAGGTCGGCGGCGGCAGCCCGGGCTCCTGGGCCGGGCCGCCCCCACTTCAGGTGCGGCGGGTTACTGCATGACCGCCATGGCGAGCGCCCGGCGGGCACGCAGGGAAGCGCGCTCCGCCCTGCGCTGCATCCGGCGGGCGGCCACCAGGCGCACGGCCTGTCGATCCCGCTCCGCCTCCTGCAGTCGCTCGCGCATATGCGCGCGAGCCATGGCTTCTGGGATGAGTTGCATCTCACGGGTCCTGTTCTGGCGCGAGTCCTTCGCGCCGCTGATGGTGAAGTCTTGGTTCGCGGAGCCTGCGGGCTCGTAAGTGGACGGCTTCATCGGGGCCTGCTTCTTGGGGTCGTGCGTGAGGGGTCGGTCGATCGTTCCTGCGGTGTTCATGCTGTGACCGGGTTCTTGCGCGGGCGGCCACGCGGCCGCTTCCGGGCGACGACGACACCCTGGACGAACAGCTCGCCACCCCAGACGCCCCAGGGCTCACGCCGCTCCTTGGCACCGGCGAGGCAGGCCTCGACCAGCGGGCAGGTGCGGCAGAGGGACTTGGCGTACTCGACGTCCGCGGGCGACTCGGCGAAGAAGACCTCCGGGTCGTAGGAACGGCACGGGACGGGTACGCCGAGGTTCTCGATGGCGTCGTCGAGCGCGGTGAGCGCGGTGAGCGGGGTCAAGGCGGGGTCCTCCGTGGAGCCGAGCTTGGGGATCGTGTCGGAAGGCGGTACGGACGGGGCGTGCGCTTCGAGTTGCACGGTTCGTCTTCCTCGTCTGTTCGTTCCGGCCTGTTGGCCGGGGGGTGGTGGTACCGGGTTCTTTTCTTGTCCCGAGGCTCCTTCGGTCCGTCATCCCTGTTCAGGGACAAACAGAAGGGCCGCGGATCCCGGATGGGGTTCCGCGGCCCTGAAGGCGCCGGCCTGATCTGCGATCAGGCTGGATCACTCCAGGGTTCTGGCCCACGG
Protein-coding regions in this window:
- a CDS encoding WhiB family transcriptional regulator, coding for MQLEAHAPSVPPSDTIPKLGSTEDPALTPLTALTALDDAIENLGVPVPCRSYDPEVFFAESPADVEYAKSLCRTCPLVEACLAGAKERREPWGVWGGELFVQGVVVARKRPRGRPRKNPVTA